Proteins from one Megalopta genalis isolate 19385.01 chromosome 1, iyMegGena1_principal, whole genome shotgun sequence genomic window:
- the spin gene encoding lysolipid transporter protein spinster isoform X1 — translation MADDAITPHVASYDYLMVNAENAQNSSRERRIKKSTMPSEFRLVSRSDWITVGVLCFVNLINYMDRFTIAGMLDNIKNDFKIRNDESGLLQTAFILSYMVFAPLFGYLGDRYNRKIIMSSGVFLWCLTTFIGSYMKSFGWFLMFRALVGIGEASYSTIAPTIISDLFVKDMRSKMLAIFYFAIPVGSGLGYIAGGETARVTGVWQWGLRITPALGIIAIILLLVLVRDPIRGEREGGVHLTSTAWSSDIKELLKNSSFMYSTAGFTCVAFVTGALAWWAPTFLQLAFALHPNSSNVDPDDVSFKFGLIGMASGLIGVPLGSFIAQKLRLHWAHADPLICAVGLLISVPLLFFATVTANTNAALCYTLIFFGQLSLNLNWSIVADILLYVVIPTRRSTAEAFQILIAHAFGDAGSPYLIGLLSEGLKTVLLPSLAVARTMKPPPIDPSINTLVEFRSLQYALFMTMFVEIIGSLFFFMTALHIQKDKAIVDLTIAGENTSDSTYICNEETEIEAQEDQQKP, via the exons ATGGCCGATGATGCCATCACGCCGCATGTCGCCTCTTATGATTATCTTATGGTGAACGCAGAGAATGCCCAAAACTCTTCCCGTGAAAGACGCATAAAAAAAAGTACAATGCCTTCAGAATTCCGTTTGGTCAGCCGAAGTGACTGGATCACAGTTGGCGTACTATGCTTCGTGAATTTAATCAATTATATGGATCGTTTCACGATCGCTG GTATGTTGGACAACATAAAGAACGACTTCAAAATTCGCAATGACGAATCCGGATTGCTGCAGACTGCATTTATTTTAAGCTACATGGTGTTCGCTCCGCTGTTCGGGTACTTGGGAGATCGGTACAACAGAAAGATTATAATGAGCAGTGGTGTGTTCCTATGGTGTTTGACAACATTTATTGGCTCCTATATGAAG TCATTTGGATGGTTTCTGATGTTCAGGGCACTAGTAGGTATTGGCGAAGCTAGTTATTCGACCATAGCCCCTACAATAATAAGTGACCTATTTGTTAAAGATATGAGGTCTAAGATGCTGGCAATTTTCTATTTTGCCATACCAGTCGGAAG TGGACTGGGATATATAGCAGGAGGTGAAACTGCAAGAGTTACCGGAGTGTGGCAATGGGGTTTGAGGATCACTCCTGCATTGGGCATAATAgcaattattttattacttgtGTTAGTAAGAGACCCTATCAGAGGGGAGAGAGAAGGTGGGGTTCATTTAACGAGCACTGCATGGTCCAGTGACATCAAGGAATTATTAAAAAA TTCAAGCTTTATGTATTCTACCGCTGGATTTACGTGTGTAGCTTTTGTAACTGGTGCACTGGCATGGTGGGCTCCAACGTTCTTGCAGCTGGCATTCGCATTGCATCCCAATTCGAGTAACGTTGATCCGGACGA tGTATCATTCAAATTTGGATTAATAGGCATGGCATCCGGTCTAATAGGAGTACCGTTAGGCTCGTTCATAGCCCAGAAACTAAGGTTGCACTGGGCCCATGCTGATCCACTAATTTGTGCTGTGGGACTTTTGATCAGTGTACCGCTGCTGTTCTTTGCTACTGTTACTGCCAACACAAATGCTGCTCTGTGTTACACGTTAATATTTTTTGGACAGTTATCGTTGAACTTGAATTGGTCTATCGTAGCAGACATACTCCTG TATGTGGTGATACCAACGAGGAGATCCACTGCTGAAGCCTTCCAAATACTTATCGCGCATGCCTTTGGGGATGCAGGCAGCCCTTACCTTATTGGTTTG TTGTCGGAAGGACTGAAAACGGTTCTTCTTCCAAGCTTGGCTGTGGCTCGTACGATGAAGCCGCCACCGATAGATCCATCGATTAATACCCTCGTCGAATTTCGCAGCTTGCAATACGCGTTGTTCATGACGATGTTCGTGGAGATAATCGGAAGCCTGTTCTTCTTTATGACTGCATTGCACATACAGAAAGACAAGGCGATAGTCGATCTCACCATAGCAG
- the spin gene encoding lysolipid transporter protein spinster isoform X3 — MADDAITPHVASYDYLMVNAENAQNSSRERRIKKSTMPSEFRLVSRSDWITVGVLCFVNLINYMDRFTIAGMLDNIKNDFKIRNDESGLLQTAFILSYMVFAPLFGYLGDRYNRKIIMSSGVFLWCLTTFIGSYMKSFGWFLMFRALVGIGEASYSTIAPTIISDLFVKDMRSKMLAIFYFAIPVGSGLGYIAGGETARVTGVWQWGLRITPALGIIAIILLLVLVRDPIRGEREGGVHLTSTAWSSDIKELLKNSSFMYSTAGFTCVAFVTGALAWWAPTFLQLAFALHPNSSNVDPDDVSFKFGLIGMASGLIGVPLGSFIAQKLRLHWAHADPLICAVGLLISVPLLFFATVTANTNAALCYTLIFFGQLSLNLNWSIVADILLYVVIPTRRSTAEAFQILIAHAFGDAGSPYLIGLLSEGLKTVLLPSLAVARTMKPPPIDPSINTLVEFRSLQYALFMTMFVEIIGSLFFFMTALHIQKDKAIVDLTIAGMDTFYYNRN, encoded by the exons ATGGCCGATGATGCCATCACGCCGCATGTCGCCTCTTATGATTATCTTATGGTGAACGCAGAGAATGCCCAAAACTCTTCCCGTGAAAGACGCATAAAAAAAAGTACAATGCCTTCAGAATTCCGTTTGGTCAGCCGAAGTGACTGGATCACAGTTGGCGTACTATGCTTCGTGAATTTAATCAATTATATGGATCGTTTCACGATCGCTG GTATGTTGGACAACATAAAGAACGACTTCAAAATTCGCAATGACGAATCCGGATTGCTGCAGACTGCATTTATTTTAAGCTACATGGTGTTCGCTCCGCTGTTCGGGTACTTGGGAGATCGGTACAACAGAAAGATTATAATGAGCAGTGGTGTGTTCCTATGGTGTTTGACAACATTTATTGGCTCCTATATGAAG TCATTTGGATGGTTTCTGATGTTCAGGGCACTAGTAGGTATTGGCGAAGCTAGTTATTCGACCATAGCCCCTACAATAATAAGTGACCTATTTGTTAAAGATATGAGGTCTAAGATGCTGGCAATTTTCTATTTTGCCATACCAGTCGGAAG TGGACTGGGATATATAGCAGGAGGTGAAACTGCAAGAGTTACCGGAGTGTGGCAATGGGGTTTGAGGATCACTCCTGCATTGGGCATAATAgcaattattttattacttgtGTTAGTAAGAGACCCTATCAGAGGGGAGAGAGAAGGTGGGGTTCATTTAACGAGCACTGCATGGTCCAGTGACATCAAGGAATTATTAAAAAA TTCAAGCTTTATGTATTCTACCGCTGGATTTACGTGTGTAGCTTTTGTAACTGGTGCACTGGCATGGTGGGCTCCAACGTTCTTGCAGCTGGCATTCGCATTGCATCCCAATTCGAGTAACGTTGATCCGGACGA tGTATCATTCAAATTTGGATTAATAGGCATGGCATCCGGTCTAATAGGAGTACCGTTAGGCTCGTTCATAGCCCAGAAACTAAGGTTGCACTGGGCCCATGCTGATCCACTAATTTGTGCTGTGGGACTTTTGATCAGTGTACCGCTGCTGTTCTTTGCTACTGTTACTGCCAACACAAATGCTGCTCTGTGTTACACGTTAATATTTTTTGGACAGTTATCGTTGAACTTGAATTGGTCTATCGTAGCAGACATACTCCTG TATGTGGTGATACCAACGAGGAGATCCACTGCTGAAGCCTTCCAAATACTTATCGCGCATGCCTTTGGGGATGCAGGCAGCCCTTACCTTATTGGTTTG TTGTCGGAAGGACTGAAAACGGTTCTTCTTCCAAGCTTGGCTGTGGCTCGTACGATGAAGCCGCCACCGATAGATCCATCGATTAATACCCTCGTCGAATTTCGCAGCTTGCAATACGCGTTGTTCATGACGATGTTCGTGGAGATAATCGGAAGCCTGTTCTTCTTTATGACTGCATTGCACATACAGAAAGACAAGGCGATAGTCGATCTCACCATAGCAG gCATGGACACattttattacaatcgaaacTAA
- the spin gene encoding lysolipid transporter protein spinster isoform X2 produces MADDAITPHVASYDYLMVNAENAQNSSRERRIKKSTMPSEFRLVSRSDWITVGVLCFVNLINYMDRFTIAGMLDNIKNDFKIRNDESGLLQTAFILSYMVFAPLFGYLGDRYNRKIIMSSGVFLWCLTTFIGSYMKSFGWFLMFRALVGIGEASYSTIAPTIISDLFVKDMRSKMLAIFYFAIPVGSGLGYIAGGETARVTGVWQWGLRITPALGIIAIILLLVLVRDPIRGEREGGVHLTSTAWSSDIKELLKNSSFMYSTAGFTCVAFVTGALAWWAPTFLQLAFALHPNSSNVDPDDVSFKFGLIGMASGLIGVPLGSFIAQKLRLHWAHADPLICAVGLLISVPLLFFATVTANTNAALCYTLIFFGQLSLNLNWSIVADILLYVVIPTRRSTAEAFQILIAHAFGDAGSPYLIGLLSEGLKTVLLPSLAVARTMKPPPIDPSINTLVEFRSLQYALFMTMFVEIIGSLFFFMTALHIQKDKAIVDLTIADKYLDTKNNGQAESTHL; encoded by the exons ATGGCCGATGATGCCATCACGCCGCATGTCGCCTCTTATGATTATCTTATGGTGAACGCAGAGAATGCCCAAAACTCTTCCCGTGAAAGACGCATAAAAAAAAGTACAATGCCTTCAGAATTCCGTTTGGTCAGCCGAAGTGACTGGATCACAGTTGGCGTACTATGCTTCGTGAATTTAATCAATTATATGGATCGTTTCACGATCGCTG GTATGTTGGACAACATAAAGAACGACTTCAAAATTCGCAATGACGAATCCGGATTGCTGCAGACTGCATTTATTTTAAGCTACATGGTGTTCGCTCCGCTGTTCGGGTACTTGGGAGATCGGTACAACAGAAAGATTATAATGAGCAGTGGTGTGTTCCTATGGTGTTTGACAACATTTATTGGCTCCTATATGAAG TCATTTGGATGGTTTCTGATGTTCAGGGCACTAGTAGGTATTGGCGAAGCTAGTTATTCGACCATAGCCCCTACAATAATAAGTGACCTATTTGTTAAAGATATGAGGTCTAAGATGCTGGCAATTTTCTATTTTGCCATACCAGTCGGAAG TGGACTGGGATATATAGCAGGAGGTGAAACTGCAAGAGTTACCGGAGTGTGGCAATGGGGTTTGAGGATCACTCCTGCATTGGGCATAATAgcaattattttattacttgtGTTAGTAAGAGACCCTATCAGAGGGGAGAGAGAAGGTGGGGTTCATTTAACGAGCACTGCATGGTCCAGTGACATCAAGGAATTATTAAAAAA TTCAAGCTTTATGTATTCTACCGCTGGATTTACGTGTGTAGCTTTTGTAACTGGTGCACTGGCATGGTGGGCTCCAACGTTCTTGCAGCTGGCATTCGCATTGCATCCCAATTCGAGTAACGTTGATCCGGACGA tGTATCATTCAAATTTGGATTAATAGGCATGGCATCCGGTCTAATAGGAGTACCGTTAGGCTCGTTCATAGCCCAGAAACTAAGGTTGCACTGGGCCCATGCTGATCCACTAATTTGTGCTGTGGGACTTTTGATCAGTGTACCGCTGCTGTTCTTTGCTACTGTTACTGCCAACACAAATGCTGCTCTGTGTTACACGTTAATATTTTTTGGACAGTTATCGTTGAACTTGAATTGGTCTATCGTAGCAGACATACTCCTG TATGTGGTGATACCAACGAGGAGATCCACTGCTGAAGCCTTCCAAATACTTATCGCGCATGCCTTTGGGGATGCAGGCAGCCCTTACCTTATTGGTTTG TTGTCGGAAGGACTGAAAACGGTTCTTCTTCCAAGCTTGGCTGTGGCTCGTACGATGAAGCCGCCACCGATAGATCCATCGATTAATACCCTCGTCGAATTTCGCAGCTTGCAATACGCGTTGTTCATGACGATGTTCGTGGAGATAATCGGAAGCCTGTTCTTCTTTATGACTGCATTGCACATACAGAAAGACAAGGCGATAGTCGATCTCACCATAGCAG ACAAATATCTAGATACTAAGAATAATGGGCAAGCTGAATCAACGCATTTATAA